One Sphingomonas sp. SUN039 genomic window carries:
- a CDS encoding dienelactone hydrolase family protein, whose amino-acid sequence MTDRLPETENWVKSTQIDRRGALIGGVALAGYALAAQPVEAAIQTPADGLDAGMTTFSTGGFTMNAYRAKPKGKRNLPVIVVVQEIFGVHEWIKDIVRRFAKAGYYAIAPDYYQRQGDATRIADFGALIRDIVSKVPDAQVMNDTDAAFAFAAKDGGSATRRGITGFCWGGRITWLYAAHNPNLKAGVAWYGRLAGAGNPLTPKQPIDLVPAIRAPVLGNYGALDKGIPVKDVDAMNAALKAAGKPSSITLYPTADHGFLADYRPSYNEAAAKDAWAKTLAHFKKYV is encoded by the coding sequence ATGACCGACCGCCTCCCCGAAACCGAGAACTGGGTGAAATCGACGCAGATCGACCGGCGCGGCGCGCTGATCGGCGGCGTCGCGCTCGCGGGCTATGCACTTGCCGCGCAACCGGTCGAGGCGGCGATCCAGACGCCCGCCGACGGGCTCGACGCGGGCATGACGACCTTTTCCACCGGCGGCTTCACGATGAATGCCTATCGCGCCAAGCCGAAGGGCAAGCGCAATCTGCCGGTCATCGTCGTGGTGCAGGAAATCTTCGGCGTGCACGAGTGGATCAAGGATATCGTGCGGCGCTTCGCCAAGGCGGGTTATTACGCCATTGCGCCCGATTACTACCAGCGCCAGGGGGACGCGACCAGGATCGCCGACTTCGGGGCGCTGATCCGCGATATCGTGTCGAAGGTGCCCGACGCGCAGGTGATGAACGACACCGACGCCGCGTTCGCCTTTGCCGCGAAGGACGGCGGCAGCGCGACACGGCGCGGCATCACCGGTTTTTGCTGGGGCGGGCGCATCACCTGGCTCTATGCCGCGCACAATCCCAATCTGAAGGCGGGCGTTGCGTGGTACGGACGGCTGGCAGGCGCGGGCAATCCGCTGACGCCGAAACAGCCGATCGACCTCGTCCCCGCGATCCGCGCGCCGGTGCTCGGCAATTACGGCGCGCTCGACAAGGGCATTCCGGTGAAGGACGTCGACGCCATGAACGCTGCATTGAAGGCTGCGGGCAAGCCGTCGTCGATCACGCTCTATCCGACCGCCGACCACGGCTTCCTCGCCGATTACCGCCCCAGCTACAACGAGGCGGCGGCGAAAGACGCCTGGGCGAAGACGCTGGCGCATTTCAAGAAGTACGTTTGA
- a CDS encoding beta-galactosidase, whose amino-acid sequence MQLGVCYYPEQWPEDRWADDARRMVAMGLSHVRIGEFAWSRIEPADGQFDWGWLDRAVAVLHEAGLKIVMGTPTATPPRWLVAKMPDMVAVDADGRPRKFGSRRHYCFSHPGYRAEAARIVRAVAARYGTHPAVVAWQTDNEYGCHDTAISYSDAAASGFRRWLAVRHRNIGALNAAWGNVFWSMDYPGFDSIDPPNLTVTEPNPAHVLDWRRFSSDEVVSFNRAQADILRAASPGRDIVHNFMGFFTQFDHHAVSRDLDVATWDSYPLGFLEQFPYFTADEKLRYARTGHPDIAAFHHDLYRGCAKGGRWWVMEQQPGPVNWARYNPAPLPGMVRLWTLEALAHGAELVSYFRWRQAPFAQEQMHSGLLRPDSSDDVGAGEVATVAREIAALGATGAPPKSVALVFSYEASWVFETQPQGVDMRYIELAFALYSALRRLGLDVDIVAPDASLDGYAMVVVPSLPIADTGLVERLAAFDGLVLLGPRSGSKTRDFAIPDTLPPGPLRALIPLRVVRVESLRPGLEHKGDGFTVARWLEHVESDLVPEVKLDDGRGVVFAHGAVRYLAAWPDAALLDRLFTAMAGEAALPVVDLPPDVRLRRHSNLRFAFNFGPEAVDLSSIAGADCVLGTPLVPPASVTVWRD is encoded by the coding sequence ATGCAGCTGGGCGTTTGCTATTATCCCGAACAATGGCCCGAGGACCGCTGGGCCGACGATGCGCGGCGCATGGTGGCCATGGGCCTGTCGCACGTCCGCATCGGCGAGTTCGCATGGAGCCGGATCGAACCTGCGGACGGGCAGTTCGATTGGGGCTGGCTCGACCGCGCGGTCGCGGTGTTGCACGAAGCGGGCCTGAAAATCGTGATGGGCACGCCGACGGCAACGCCGCCGCGCTGGCTGGTCGCGAAAATGCCCGACATGGTCGCTGTCGATGCCGACGGACGCCCGCGCAAATTCGGGTCGCGGCGGCATTACTGCTTCTCGCACCCCGGCTACCGCGCGGAAGCGGCGCGGATCGTGCGCGCGGTGGCGGCGCGTTATGGCACCCACCCCGCGGTCGTCGCGTGGCAGACCGACAATGAATACGGCTGCCATGACACGGCGATCAGCTATTCGGATGCGGCGGCATCGGGATTCCGGCGCTGGCTGGCGGTGCGGCACCGCAACATCGGCGCACTGAACGCGGCGTGGGGCAATGTCTTCTGGAGCATGGACTATCCCGGTTTCGACAGCATCGATCCGCCCAATCTGACCGTGACCGAACCCAACCCCGCCCATGTCCTCGACTGGCGGCGGTTTTCGTCGGACGAAGTGGTGAGTTTCAACCGCGCGCAGGCCGATATCCTCCGCGCCGCGTCGCCGGGGCGCGATATCGTCCATAACTTCATGGGGTTCTTCACCCAGTTCGATCACCACGCGGTGTCGCGCGACTTGGATGTCGCGACATGGGACAGCTACCCTCTCGGTTTCCTCGAACAATTTCCGTATTTTACAGCCGACGAAAAGCTGCGCTACGCCCGCACCGGCCACCCCGACATCGCGGCGTTCCACCACGACCTGTATCGCGGCTGTGCCAAGGGCGGGCGCTGGTGGGTGATGGAGCAACAGCCGGGGCCGGTAAACTGGGCGCGGTACAACCCCGCGCCGCTTCCCGGCATGGTCCGGTTGTGGACGCTCGAAGCCCTGGCGCACGGGGCCGAACTGGTCAGTTATTTCCGCTGGCGACAGGCCCCGTTCGCGCAGGAACAGATGCACAGCGGGCTGCTGCGTCCCGACAGCAGCGACGATGTCGGTGCGGGTGAAGTCGCCACGGTGGCGCGAGAGATCGCGGCGCTGGGTGCGACCGGTGCGCCGCCGAAATCGGTGGCGCTGGTGTTCTCGTACGAGGCAAGCTGGGTGTTCGAGACCCAGCCACAGGGCGTGGACATGCGCTATATCGAGCTGGCGTTCGCCCTATATTCGGCGCTGCGGCGGCTGGGACTCGATGTGGATATCGTTGCCCCCGACGCCTCGCTCGACGGCTATGCGATGGTTGTCGTGCCAAGCCTGCCGATTGCCGATACGGGGTTGGTGGAGAGGCTTGCAGCGTTCGACGGGCTGGTGCTGCTCGGCCCTCGCAGCGGCAGCAAGACGCGCGATTTCGCCATTCCCGATACTTTGCCGCCGGGGCCGCTTCGGGCGCTGATCCCGCTGCGCGTCGTTCGAGTGGAAAGCCTGCGTCCGGGGCTGGAGCACAAGGGTGACGGGTTCACCGTGGCGCGCTGGCTGGAGCATGTCGAGAGCGATTTGGTGCCCGAAGTGAAGCTCGACGATGGGCGCGGCGTCGTGTTCGCGCATGGCGCTGTGCGCTACCTGGCAGCCTGGCCCGACGCGGCGCTGCTCGACCGGCTGTTTACGGCGATGGCCGGTGAAGCGGCGCTGCCCGTCGTCGACCTGCCCCCCGATGTTCGGCTGCGTCGGCATAGCAACTTGCGATTTGCTTTCAATTTCGGCCCCGAGGCGGTCGATCTGTCCAGTATCGCGGGCGCGGATTGCGTGCTCGGGACGCCCCTCGTCCCTCCGGCAAGTGTCACAGTCTGGCGCGACTGA
- a CDS encoding M48 family metalloprotease produces the protein MRGRDLPRTALAACVVLALATPAQAQFGGIGNLIKGVKNAQKLSESFRKISEAEEIKIGGDLAGIILGVAPLIKDGPKQQYINRLGRWLALHSDRPDLPWKFGIVETADVNAFSMPGGYVLITRGMFDKMRSESELAGVLAHEIAHVAHKDHLAALQGSLRNSALTGFSEYATGSGGLGALVKTAIINAGKDMFTRGLNKDDEFDADRTGVVIAARAGFSPFGLPGVLQTLSAAGDGKGYALMTKTHPLPVERIERLDKAMGTRMDALALADVPLPSFTVAPPPSAPKAAPAGPRKPKRKS, from the coding sequence ATGAGGGGCCGCGACCTGCCCCGCACCGCGCTTGCCGCCTGCGTCGTACTGGCCTTGGCGACACCGGCCCAGGCCCAGTTCGGCGGTATCGGCAATCTGATCAAGGGCGTCAAAAATGCCCAGAAATTGAGCGAATCGTTCCGCAAGATTTCGGAAGCCGAGGAGATCAAGATCGGCGGCGATCTGGCCGGAATCATTCTCGGCGTCGCGCCGCTGATCAAGGACGGGCCGAAGCAGCAGTACATCAACCGGCTGGGGCGCTGGCTGGCGCTGCACAGCGACCGCCCCGATCTGCCGTGGAAGTTCGGCATCGTCGAGACTGCCGACGTCAATGCCTTTTCGATGCCCGGCGGTTACGTACTGATCACGCGCGGCATGTTCGACAAGATGCGGAGCGAATCCGAACTAGCCGGTGTGCTCGCGCATGAAATCGCGCATGTCGCGCACAAGGATCATCTTGCCGCGCTGCAAGGCAGTTTGCGGAATTCGGCGCTGACCGGGTTCAGCGAATATGCCACCGGCAGCGGCGGGCTGGGCGCGCTGGTCAAGACCGCGATCATCAACGCGGGCAAGGACATGTTCACGCGTGGCCTGAACAAGGACGACGAATTCGATGCCGACCGCACCGGCGTGGTCATCGCGGCGCGCGCCGGGTTCTCGCCGTTCGGCCTGCCCGGCGTCCTGCAAACCTTGAGCGCGGCGGGCGACGGAAAGGGCTATGCCCTGATGACCAAGACCCACCCCTTGCCGGTCGAGCGTATCGAACGCCTCGACAAGGCCATGGGCACGCGGATGGACGCGCTGGCGCTCGCGGATGTGCCACTACCCAGTTTCACGGTCGCGCCGCCACCATCCGCACCGAAGGCCGCCCCTGCCGGACCACGCAAGCCGAAGCGCAAATCGTGA
- a CDS encoding glutathione S-transferase family protein, with the protein MAQLTFYTNPMSRGQIARWMLEEVGEPYEQVLLDYGTTMKAPEYLAVNPMGKVPAIKHGDTVVTEAAAICAYLADAFPGAGLAPDAAARGDYYRWMFFAAGPVETAVTARALGLEAPADKAMMAGYGSYDATIDALERAVAGKRFVAGDRFSAADVYVGSQIDWGLMFKSIPTRPAFEDYIAPIRERAAYKRAKEIDAALMPKQD; encoded by the coding sequence ATGGCGCAGCTCACCTTCTACACCAACCCGATGTCGCGCGGACAGATCGCACGCTGGATGCTCGAGGAGGTGGGAGAACCGTACGAACAGGTGCTGCTCGACTATGGCACGACGATGAAAGCCCCCGAATATCTGGCGGTCAACCCGATGGGGAAAGTGCCCGCAATCAAGCACGGCGATACCGTAGTGACCGAGGCGGCGGCGATCTGCGCCTATCTGGCTGACGCGTTTCCGGGCGCGGGGCTAGCCCCCGATGCGGCGGCGCGGGGCGATTATTACCGCTGGATGTTCTTTGCCGCTGGACCGGTCGAGACGGCGGTGACGGCGCGGGCGCTGGGCCTAGAGGCCCCTGCCGACAAGGCGATGATGGCGGGATATGGCAGCTATGACGCGACCATCGACGCGCTCGAGCGTGCGGTCGCGGGCAAGCGTTTCGTCGCGGGCGACCGGTTCAGCGCGGCAGACGTTTATGTCGGGTCGCAAATCGACTGGGGCCTGATGTTCAAATCGATCCCGACCCGCCCCGCGTTCGAGGACTATATCGCCCCGATCCGCGAACGCGCGGCGTACAAGCGGGCGAAGGAAATCGATGCGGCGTTGATGCCGAAGCAGGATTGA
- a CDS encoding CHASE2 domain-containing protein has translation MIRKIVRRLPGRGWLMLACLFGLIVVADDRLFGLSKLADQRGGDLMLKLDAARRPVSDRVVIVDIDQRSLELMNEMAGSWPWPRSVHGELIDHIAAQKPRGIAFDILFNEPDVYRPEHDAAFAEAVERNRNVWLAMTLNADGDGAWVSKMPASVGAKALASPPKDARVPLMMPLVVGTHPNAMRGGLINFTSDSDGVGRHHTLFRDRNGWRFASMAARMMADLGRPLPPQERVLLNWRRGWTHVSYADVYLDSLRAQRQRPPGEFKDKIVLVGTSAPGLLDLRVTPLDSTYPGVEILATAIDNLDRGDWLREVPRSSMVPLALALIALIAIGLARNVSANRLGYALLAVTVIVIAASWAALVGGTFVPVFAPLAFGWAFYLTASALAYLDERTQRLRTSGMFKRFLDPRVVADLIESGDIDYRGSAESRDVTVMFSDIRGFTALSEVARAEDVVTLLNSYFSKQVEVIFRHGGTLDKFIGDAIMAFWGAPVAHADHARLAVAAALDMSTALNEMRGQLGELGAELEIGIGIHTGRAVVGFIGSSDRLDYTIIGDTVNLASRIEGMTKGIARVLVSEAVRDAVGDAYDWRDCGSHHVKGREMPVRLFEPVSKGDSVLEEGRVR, from the coding sequence ATGATCCGGAAAATCGTGCGACGTCTGCCGGGACGCGGGTGGCTGATGCTCGCCTGCCTGTTCGGCCTGATCGTCGTCGCCGATGACCGCCTGTTCGGCCTGAGCAAGCTCGCCGACCAGCGCGGCGGCGATTTGATGCTGAAGCTCGACGCCGCGCGTCGCCCGGTTTCCGACCGTGTCGTTATCGTCGATATCGACCAGCGCTCGCTCGAACTGATGAACGAAATGGCCGGCAGCTGGCCATGGCCGCGTTCGGTTCACGGCGAGCTGATCGATCACATCGCCGCGCAAAAGCCGCGCGGCATCGCGTTCGACATCCTGTTCAACGAACCCGATGTCTATCGACCCGAACATGATGCCGCCTTTGCCGAGGCGGTCGAGCGCAACCGCAATGTCTGGCTGGCGATGACGCTCAACGCCGACGGCGACGGTGCCTGGGTGAGCAAGATGCCCGCGTCGGTCGGCGCGAAGGCGCTGGCCAGCCCGCCGAAGGATGCCCGCGTGCCGCTGATGATGCCGCTGGTCGTCGGAACCCACCCGAATGCCATGCGCGGGGGCCTCATCAACTTCACCAGCGACAGCGACGGCGTGGGGCGGCATCACACGCTGTTTCGCGACCGCAATGGCTGGCGCTTCGCGTCGATGGCGGCGCGGATGATGGCCGATCTTGGGCGACCCTTGCCGCCGCAGGAACGGGTGCTGCTCAACTGGCGGCGCGGCTGGACGCATGTGTCCTATGCCGACGTCTATCTCGACAGCCTGCGGGCGCAGCGCCAGCGTCCGCCGGGCGAGTTCAAGGACAAGATCGTGCTGGTCGGCACCTCCGCTCCCGGCCTGCTCGACCTGCGCGTTACCCCGCTCGACAGCACCTACCCCGGCGTGGAAATCTTGGCGACTGCCATCGACAATCTCGACCGGGGGGACTGGCTGCGCGAGGTGCCGCGCAGCTCGATGGTGCCGCTGGCGCTGGCACTGATCGCCCTGATCGCGATAGGGCTTGCACGCAATGTCAGCGCGAACCGGCTGGGTTATGCCCTGCTGGCAGTGACCGTGATCGTCATCGCGGCAAGCTGGGCAGCGCTCGTCGGTGGCACCTTCGTCCCCGTCTTCGCGCCGCTCGCCTTCGGCTGGGCCTTTTATCTGACCGCTAGCGCGCTCGCCTATCTCGACGAACGCACCCAGCGGCTGCGGACGTCGGGCATGTTCAAGCGCTTCCTCGACCCGCGCGTTGTCGCCGACCTGATCGAAAGCGGCGACATCGATTACCGGGGCAGCGCGGAGTCGCGCGACGTGACGGTGATGTTCTCAGATATCCGCGGGTTCACCGCACTGTCGGAGGTTGCCCGGGCCGAGGACGTGGTGACCTTGCTCAACAGCTATTTCTCGAAGCAGGTCGAAGTGATTTTCCGCCACGGCGGCACACTCGACAAGTTTATCGGCGATGCGATCATGGCGTTCTGGGGCGCACCGGTCGCGCACGCCGACCATGCGCGGTTGGCGGTGGCCGCTGCGCTCGACATGTCGACCGCGCTGAACGAGATGCGCGGGCAATTGGGCGAACTCGGCGCCGAACTCGAAATCGGCATCGGTATCCACACCGGTCGCGCGGTCGTCGGTTTCATCGGTTCCAGCGACCGGCTCGATTACACGATCATCGGCGACACGGTGAACCTGGCCAGCCGGATCGAGGGCATGACCAAGGGGATCGCCCGCGTGCTGGTCTCGGAGGCGGTACGCGATGCGGTCGGCGACGCCTATGACTGGCGCGATTGCGGGTCGCACCACGTCAAGGGGCGCGAGATGCCGGTTCGCCTCTTTGAACCGGTGTCCAAAGGTGATAGTGTCTTGGAGGAGGGTCGTGTCCGATAA
- a CDS encoding autotransporter outer membrane beta-barrel domain-containing protein, whose protein sequence is MTAAVAGTPAHGAAVSNVKFDLKNSAMKADRAAGPAADLRAVFFDGDDWAPVVVEPMRGDSLPMTASESLSRAVATTGTPQVRIDLNLQPLAGHRSFDTMSTRRATLGWVLTNNGNALGVGTTGTYGIRLAKAWRFTPFVSIDYNHIDSARYVDSTGPRAFMVNNADTGFTGTMGATVSHRFGAERRFRAVAYGAMIAATDTGGQPREFGSVGARLVHALGNSGVEAMWEELGMGLDYRLTPRARVSGALVQTIDRRDGEATAAKFGLRVAL, encoded by the coding sequence GTGACAGCCGCTGTGGCCGGGACACCGGCGCACGGTGCAGCAGTCAGCAATGTCAAATTCGACTTGAAAAACAGCGCGATGAAGGCAGATCGTGCCGCAGGTCCGGCTGCCGATCTGCGCGCGGTATTCTTCGACGGCGACGATTGGGCCCCGGTCGTGGTCGAGCCGATGCGCGGCGACTCACTGCCGATGACGGCCTCCGAGTCGCTGTCGCGCGCGGTCGCGACGACCGGAACGCCGCAGGTGCGGATCGATTTGAATCTTCAGCCGCTGGCCGGACACCGCAGTTTCGACACCATGTCGACGCGGCGCGCAACGCTCGGCTGGGTGCTCACCAATAATGGCAATGCGCTGGGGGTCGGCACAACCGGCACCTATGGCATCCGCCTTGCCAAAGCGTGGCGGTTCACGCCGTTCGTGTCGATCGACTACAACCATATCGACAGCGCGCGCTATGTGGATTCCACCGGCCCGCGCGCGTTCATGGTCAATAATGCCGATACGGGCTTCACCGGCACGATGGGGGCGACGGTATCGCACCGGTTCGGTGCCGAACGGCGGTTCCGCGCGGTCGCCTATGGCGCAATGATTGCTGCGACCGACACGGGCGGGCAACCACGCGAGTTCGGTTCGGTGGGGGCACGGCTGGTCCATGCGCTGGGCAACAGCGGTGTCGAGGCGATGTGGGAAGAACTCGGCATGGGCCTCGACTATCGGCTGACCCCGCGCGCACGCGTCAGCGGGGCGCTGGTCCAGACCATCGACCGCCGCGACGGCGAGGCGACAGCCGCCAAATTCGGATTGCGGGTCGCGCTCTAG
- a CDS encoding Bax inhibitor-1/YccA family protein encodes MANWDPRSTATAAAAASAGTQADVRDAGLRKYMLSVYNTMASGVLLTGIVALLFAQSGYAAAVQNTPLRWLIMLAPLGFVMVLSFGINRLSTTAAQGIYWAFTVVMGLSLSSIFLVYTGESIATTFFATAAAFAGLSLYGYTTKRDLSGFGTFLIMGLVGLLVAMVINIFLQSTAMAMAISFIGVLLFAGLTAYDTQKIKSMYFYVAGSDMVGKSVIMGALTLYLDFINMFTFLLSFMGDRR; translated from the coding sequence ATGGCCAATTGGGATCCACGGTCGACTGCGACCGCAGCCGCCGCTGCCTCGGCCGGAACACAGGCCGACGTCCGCGACGCGGGCCTGCGGAAATATATGCTGTCGGTGTACAATACCATGGCATCGGGCGTGCTGCTGACGGGGATCGTCGCGCTGCTGTTCGCGCAGTCGGGCTATGCCGCCGCCGTCCAAAATACACCGCTGCGCTGGCTGATCATGCTCGCGCCGCTCGGGTTCGTAATGGTGCTGAGCTTTGGCATCAACCGCCTGTCGACGACCGCCGCGCAGGGCATCTACTGGGCGTTCACGGTGGTGATGGGCCTGTCGCTGTCGTCGATCTTCCTCGTCTACACGGGTGAATCGATTGCCACGACGTTCTTTGCAACCGCCGCGGCTTTTGCGGGCCTCAGCCTCTACGGCTACACGACGAAGCGCGACCTGTCGGGCTTCGGTACGTTCCTGATCATGGGACTGGTCGGCCTGCTGGTGGCGATGGTCATCAACATCTTCCTGCAATCGACGGCGATGGCGATGGCAATCAGCTTCATCGGCGTGCTGCTGTTCGCGGGTCTGACGGCGTACGACACGCAGAAGATCAAGAGCATGTACTTCTATGTCGCGGGCAGCGACATGGTCGGCAAGTCGGTGATCATGGGCGCGCTGACGCTCTATCTCGACTTCATCAACATGTTCACCTTCCTGCTGAGCTTCATGGGCGACCGTCGCTAA